From one Lycium ferocissimum isolate CSIRO_LF1 chromosome 5, AGI_CSIRO_Lferr_CH_V1, whole genome shotgun sequence genomic stretch:
- the LOC132058023 gene encoding uncharacterized protein LOC132058023, whose protein sequence is MARNLPNLKLKNVVVNSHNNDYEDEKNTSEKELDLPLEKLNLGPKKKLLVLNLGGLLVDGVHRRNESAVRRYTPDLVHGNFLVFKRPYCDQFMRFCLERFEVGLWSSAMDRNVEPIFDNIMVGLRRKLLTSCLYG, encoded by the exons ATGGCAAGAAATCTTCCTAACTTGAAGTTGAAAAACGTGGTGGTTAATTCTCATAATAATGATTATGAAGATGAAAAGAACACTAGTGAAAAAGAATTGGACCTTCCATTAGAGAAATTAAACCTTGGGCCAAAAAAGAAACTACTTGTACTTAATCTTGGTGGGCTGTTAGTGGATGGGGTGCATCGTCGCAACGAGTCCGCTGTTCGGAGATATACCCCTGACCTTGTTCATGGAAATTTCCTAG TCTTCAAGAGACCTTACTGTGATCAGTTTATGAGGTTTTGCCTTGAAAGATTTGAAGTGGGGCTGTGGTCGTCTGCTATGGA TCGAAACGTGGAGCCTATTTTCGATAACATCATGGTTGGCCTTAGAAGGAAGTTGCTAACTAGCTGTTTGTACGGGTAA
- the LOC132058022 gene encoding uncharacterized protein LOC132058022 — protein YSGFSTLEKKNKPIFLKQLSKIWENNFRGGRFSKANTLLIDDEPHAALLNPPNTAAFPPAYKVRNRRHTFLRPKGEMQEFREWLVDANDVPAYVKGHPFGQPAITDSHPDWDYYSGIVCATETPDFGFPDYESDYYSD, from the exons TACAGTGGTTTTTCAACTCTGGAGAAGAAGAATAAGCCAATTTTCTTGAAGCAACTGAGTAAAAtatgggaaaataattttcgTGGTGGAAGATTTTCAAAAGCCAACACACTATTGATCGATGATGAGCCACATGCTGCTCTACTTAACCCT CCTAATACAGCGGCGTTTCCTCCTGCTTACAAAGTTAGAAATCGCAGACACACATTTCTTC GTCCTAAGGGCGAAATGCAGGAGTTTCGGGAGTGGCTAGTTGATGCAAATGATGTTCCAGCGTATGTGAAAGGACATCCCTTTGGACAACCTGCGATAACAGACTCTCATCCGGATTGGGATTACTATTCTGGGATAGTTTGTGCAACGGAAACTCCTGACTTTGGCTTCCCTGATTATGAATCTGATTATTACTCTGATTAG
- the LOC132058026 gene encoding VQ motif-containing protein 29-like: MDSYSYVALSSSSSSIPFSTYPQKEVKENKALSSYHSSLHGIRRLPAKPMTKQPIAPMPPIPPKIYRVEPVGFKEVVQMLTAAPEFQSVSSSSDSGSSSGSSSFNLKCLQDVTPPRKIF; the protein is encoded by the coding sequence atggatTCTTATTCATATGTAgctctttcttcttcctctagTTCTATTCCATTTTCCACATATCCACAAAAAGaagtaaaggaaaacaaagcATTATCCTCATATCACTCCTCACTTCATGGAATTCGAAGGCTCCCAGCAAAACCAATGACCAAACAACCAATCGCTCCAATGCCACCAATACCTCCTAAAATTTACAGAGTCGAACCTGTTGGTTTTAAGGAAGTTGTCCAAATGCTCACCGCAGCTCCCGAGTTTCAATCCGTCTCTAGTAGTTCTGATTCTGGTTCTAGCTCTGGTTCTAGTTCTTTCAATTTGAAGTGTTTACAAGATGTCACTCCTCCtcggaaaatattttga